In Achromobacter xylosoxidans A8, a single window of DNA contains:
- a CDS encoding benzoate/H(+) symporter BenE family transporter produces the protein MAHPDTIPAAPSSFPATELTNAFVAFLFSASAPVAIILSAGVKGGLSQATLASWIFAAFVLNGILTIVMSAIYRQPLAFLWTIPGAVLVASALQHLPFAEVIGAYLLTAALMLVLGLTGWVGAIMDRIPMPIVMGMVAGVFLSFALDWIKSFASDPWLAGVMTATFFLVSVFPAVQKRLSPIIGALIAGIGVLMFMGRAPQLEHVTLATSVASPQFYAPVFSWAAAFELVLPLAVTVIAVQNAQGIAVLRNSLHRPPVNAITNACGVFSALTACLGCVSTCLAGPSNAIIASGADASRHWLAAIFLGVMVIVFGLFSPLVTQALLATPAAFVATLAGLALLRILQGAFHTAFRQHFTLGALVAFLVTLGGLPLLGIGAPFWGVVFGVATSFILERADFSKT, from the coding sequence ATGGCCCACCCAGACACGATTCCAGCCGCTCCATCGTCATTCCCGGCAACCGAGCTGACGAACGCTTTCGTCGCCTTCCTGTTCTCCGCGTCCGCGCCGGTGGCCATCATCCTGAGCGCGGGCGTGAAGGGAGGCCTCAGCCAGGCGACTCTGGCTTCGTGGATATTTGCCGCATTCGTGCTCAACGGCATCCTCACCATCGTGATGTCCGCCATCTACCGGCAGCCGCTCGCCTTCCTCTGGACCATCCCCGGCGCGGTGCTGGTCGCCAGCGCCCTGCAACATCTGCCCTTTGCCGAGGTCATCGGCGCCTATCTGCTGACCGCCGCGCTGATGCTGGTGCTGGGATTGACGGGCTGGGTCGGCGCCATCATGGACCGCATCCCCATGCCCATCGTCATGGGCATGGTCGCCGGCGTCTTCCTCAGCTTCGCGCTGGACTGGATCAAGTCGTTCGCATCCGATCCCTGGCTCGCGGGCGTCATGACCGCCACCTTCTTCCTGGTCTCGGTCTTCCCTGCCGTGCAAAAGCGGCTATCGCCCATTATCGGCGCGCTGATCGCGGGAATAGGCGTGCTGATGTTCATGGGACGAGCGCCACAGCTGGAACACGTGACGCTGGCGACCTCGGTGGCCAGCCCGCAGTTCTACGCGCCGGTATTCTCCTGGGCCGCGGCATTCGAGCTGGTGCTGCCTCTTGCGGTGACCGTGATCGCGGTGCAGAACGCGCAAGGGATTGCCGTGCTGAGGAATTCGCTGCATCGGCCGCCGGTCAATGCGATCACCAACGCCTGCGGCGTGTTCTCGGCGCTGACCGCCTGCCTGGGCTGCGTCTCGACCTGTCTGGCCGGTCCATCGAACGCCATCATCGCCTCCGGCGCCGACGCGTCGCGGCACTGGCTGGCCGCGATCTTCCTGGGCGTGATGGTGATCGTGTTCGGCCTGTTTTCGCCGCTGGTCACGCAGGCGCTGCTGGCCACGCCCGCCGCCTTCGTGGCCACGCTGGCGGGGCTGGCGCTCCTGCGCATCCTGCAAGGCGCGTTCCATACCGCTTTCCGCCAGCACTTCACGCTGGGCGCCCTGGTCGCCTTCCTGGTGACCCTGGGCGGCCTGCCCCTGCTTGGCATCGGCGCGCCGTTCTGGGGCGTGGTGTTCGGCGTGGCGACCAGCTTCATCCTGGAGCGCGCGGATTTTTCGAAGACCTGA
- a CDS encoding amidohydrolase family protein, producing MSALAALPFVGGCRWPRRASENAQGSAPPEGLSPILTPRPGRKAEGAPAWVVDTHAHFFNASDVPVEGFLAGPVAHSRSGVSRTLIRALAPLAGRIASLAPTADEEIKELVGMARNHAVMGLPPEASETVLHQRRAEFLKRQSAFFFEVVRGTEFETIYNDAAPASFTQGGVDGNLGPDTMAMVFQATETGGLVEPMSDGAAQGGGAYREGVVGFVGYMLSYRWMNLLAYQQSFTTGDQAFGVDRVFASLVDFDYWLAPAALSSQESQIALHQLLSVLSNGYMRPLVAYNPWSAVLDPKRVRLRVADAIERRGFVGIKIYPPNGFRPLVNPDVHPMRPGIPSGAALERELTAMWNIAQRLDVPVMAHGASTMGLDDLHDEYASPQGWTQALMKLDSPRVNIGHFGGDDLEGWSAGFAALMEAGAGKNLYGDTGYWENLRCGKLESCIARDQLKRIFETHAVLNARLMYGSDWHMLSQERAWARYPSEILRATRDFINPESLFGGNAIGCFGKAAQPPPVS from the coding sequence TTGAGCGCGCTCGCCGCGCTGCCCTTTGTTGGGGGGTGCCGATGGCCGCGCCGAGCTTCGGAAAACGCTCAAGGCAGCGCTCCGCCCGAGGGCCTCAGCCCTATCCTGACACCGCGTCCTGGGCGGAAGGCCGAGGGCGCTCCGGCTTGGGTGGTCGATACCCACGCGCACTTCTTTAATGCCAGCGATGTGCCGGTGGAAGGATTCCTGGCGGGACCGGTTGCGCATAGCAGGTCCGGAGTATCCAGGACGCTGATTAGGGCATTGGCCCCACTTGCCGGCCGGATTGCATCCCTGGCGCCGACCGCCGATGAAGAAATCAAAGAGCTTGTCGGGATGGCCCGCAACCATGCGGTAATGGGCCTGCCGCCAGAGGCAAGCGAAACTGTCCTGCACCAGCGGCGAGCAGAGTTCTTGAAAAGACAGTCAGCCTTCTTCTTCGAGGTGGTACGAGGAACCGAATTTGAGACGATCTACAACGATGCGGCGCCAGCGAGCTTTACACAGGGAGGGGTGGACGGAAACTTGGGACCGGACACGATGGCAATGGTTTTTCAAGCCACCGAGACCGGAGGACTGGTAGAACCCATGAGCGATGGCGCGGCCCAGGGAGGTGGAGCATATCGCGAAGGTGTTGTGGGTTTTGTGGGATACATGCTGTCTTATCGATGGATGAACCTGCTCGCGTACCAGCAGTCGTTCACCACCGGTGACCAGGCTTTCGGGGTGGACCGCGTGTTTGCTTCCTTGGTCGACTTTGATTATTGGCTGGCTCCCGCAGCCCTTTCATCGCAAGAGAGCCAGATAGCGCTGCATCAGTTGCTTTCAGTGCTGTCGAATGGATACATGCGCCCCTTGGTTGCGTACAACCCCTGGAGTGCGGTGCTGGACCCCAAGCGGGTGCGCTTGCGGGTGGCCGACGCGATAGAAAGGCGGGGGTTTGTCGGCATCAAGATTTACCCGCCGAACGGATTCAGGCCGCTTGTAAACCCTGACGTTCACCCGATGCGCCCGGGGATACCCTCGGGCGCAGCCCTGGAACGTGAGCTGACGGCGATGTGGAACATTGCCCAGCGTCTGGACGTACCGGTGATGGCTCACGGCGCATCAACAATGGGGTTGGATGACCTGCATGACGAGTACGCAAGCCCGCAGGGATGGACGCAAGCGCTGATGAAACTGGACTCGCCCCGTGTGAACATCGGCCACTTTGGGGGAGACGATCTTGAGGGCTGGTCAGCCGGGTTTGCCGCACTGATGGAGGCTGGCGCGGGGAAGAACCTCTATGGCGATACGGGTTACTGGGAAAATCTGAGATGTGGAAAGTTGGAGAGTTGCATCGCGCGCGATCAATTGAAGAGGATCTTCGAAACTCATGCAGTGCTGAATGCCAGACTCATGTATGGCAGCGATTGGCACATGCTCTCTCAAGAGCGCGCATGGGCCCGGTATCCGTCGGAAATCTTGCGAGCGACGAGAGATTTCATAAATCCTGAATCGCTCTTTGGAGGCAATGCGATTGGCTGTTTTGGCAAAGCAGCACAACCGCCTCCGGTTTCTTGA
- a CDS encoding DUF2272 domain-containing protein, with protein sequence MKRFVNVEAVNLRATPSTVKNSPIGSLTLGEEIFDLGDAPGGWHHVQTEIGGVPLQGYSVDGLADSKFKWAKAKQPTLRSPATRAREALVAAAVEQWLRFDKGQGKENAEPYSSYIHEMWKALGKNLTGKDTAYPWSAVAISLMVRNAAKVIPEYQAFKQSIGHARFMWDAIKKGASKDASAPFWGVPLTEDKPQVGDIIGSWRGTPFAFDQYLAATKNPEAPSHSDIVVAVGSEVALAVGGNVRQSVFVTGYQLTADGKLGKNQRFDKGKLVGEAIVLMKNRIA encoded by the coding sequence ATGAAACGTTTCGTCAATGTCGAGGCTGTCAACCTGCGGGCCACGCCCAGTACTGTGAAGAACTCACCGATCGGCAGTCTCACGCTAGGCGAGGAAATCTTCGATCTGGGGGACGCGCCCGGTGGGTGGCATCACGTTCAAACGGAAATTGGCGGGGTGCCGCTCCAGGGATACTCGGTTGACGGCCTGGCGGACTCGAAGTTCAAGTGGGCCAAGGCCAAACAGCCAACGTTGCGGTCACCCGCTACGCGCGCCCGCGAAGCGCTTGTGGCGGCCGCGGTGGAGCAGTGGCTTCGATTCGACAAAGGGCAGGGTAAAGAGAACGCTGAACCCTATAGCAGCTACATCCACGAAATGTGGAAGGCGCTGGGTAAGAACCTGACCGGGAAAGATACTGCTTACCCCTGGTCTGCCGTTGCCATTTCCCTCATGGTAAGGAACGCGGCGAAGGTTATCCCGGAGTACCAGGCCTTCAAGCAGTCCATCGGCCACGCGAGGTTCATGTGGGATGCCATCAAGAAGGGGGCAAGCAAGGATGCGTCCGCGCCGTTCTGGGGTGTTCCCCTAACGGAAGACAAGCCGCAGGTCGGCGACATCATCGGCAGTTGGCGGGGAACTCCCTTCGCGTTCGACCAATATCTCGCGGCGACGAAAAATCCGGAGGCTCCTAGCCATTCTGACATTGTCGTGGCGGTAGGTTCCGAGGTTGCATTGGCCGTGGGCGGCAACGTCAGGCAGTCCGTCTTCGTCACCGGATACCAGCTGACCGCCGACGGAAAACTCGGAAAGAACCAGCGATTCGATAAGGGAAAGTTGGTTGGAGAAGCAATTGTCCTGATGAAAAATCGAATCGCTTGA
- a CDS encoding amidohydrolase family protein: protein MNDRLHRTQASRSAAIKAKLDYPVIDTDVHVNDYAPVLEDYIQHYGGSKLVDVLRKTQGSRFATKSQGKDWYQQTPAERQHNRTLRSPWWARVTRNTLDLATVTLPELLYERLEEQGSDYSILFPNDVLAPLGAGDEYRQPLHRAINHFHADQYRKYSDRLTPVAGIPLNTPQEAIEELEFAVKTLGLKVANIPGGVRRPIKAIADKYPPAEYPEIARHASYVDFFGLDSEYDYDPFWAKAVELGVPLATHYGSQGWTGRHSISNYMFNHIGHFADGSQAFAKALFFGGVTRRFPDLRVALLEGGADWGAHVYAHLVDRWEKRNRNAVQQYNPANADVELLADLFERYGAGLLNGREINKDTLLRDSLGLSALHHSREPQGDELDDFAAAGIDSVEDIRKRWVDSFYFGSEADDRTIGAAFNDRANPLNTKLNAIWSSDVGHWDVPDLTEPLAESWDLVEDGVISAADFKALVFDNPYRFYTQAHPEFFKGTRIEQKLQARSQKRAA from the coding sequence ATGAACGACCGGCTGCACCGTACCCAGGCTTCCCGCTCCGCCGCCATCAAGGCGAAGCTGGACTATCCCGTGATCGATACCGACGTACACGTCAACGACTATGCGCCTGTGCTGGAGGACTACATCCAGCACTATGGCGGCTCCAAGCTGGTGGATGTGCTGCGCAAGACGCAGGGCTCGCGCTTCGCCACCAAGTCCCAGGGCAAGGACTGGTATCAGCAGACGCCCGCGGAACGACAACACAACCGCACGCTGCGTTCGCCCTGGTGGGCGCGCGTCACACGCAATACCCTGGACCTGGCCACGGTCACGCTGCCGGAGCTGCTATATGAACGCCTGGAGGAGCAAGGCTCCGACTACTCCATCCTGTTTCCCAACGACGTGCTGGCGCCGCTGGGCGCGGGCGACGAATACCGTCAGCCCTTGCATCGCGCGATCAACCATTTCCATGCGGACCAGTACCGCAAGTACAGCGACCGGCTGACGCCCGTGGCGGGCATTCCCCTGAACACGCCGCAGGAAGCCATTGAAGAACTCGAATTCGCCGTCAAGACGCTGGGGCTGAAGGTGGCGAACATTCCGGGCGGCGTGCGCCGGCCGATCAAGGCCATCGCCGACAAGTACCCGCCGGCGGAGTACCCGGAGATCGCGCGGCATGCGTCCTACGTCGACTTCTTCGGCCTGGACAGCGAGTACGACTACGACCCGTTCTGGGCCAAGGCGGTGGAACTGGGCGTGCCGCTCGCCACCCACTACGGCAGCCAGGGCTGGACTGGCCGACATTCCATCAGCAACTACATGTTCAACCATATCGGCCATTTCGCCGATGGTTCCCAGGCCTTCGCCAAGGCGCTGTTCTTCGGCGGCGTGACCCGGCGCTTTCCCGATCTGCGCGTGGCCTTGCTGGAGGGTGGCGCGGATTGGGGCGCGCATGTGTATGCGCACCTAGTGGACCGCTGGGAAAAGCGCAACCGCAACGCCGTGCAGCAATACAACCCGGCCAACGCCGACGTGGAGCTGTTGGCAGACCTGTTCGAGCGCTACGGCGCCGGACTGCTGAACGGACGCGAAATCAACAAGGACACCCTGCTGCGCGACAGCCTGGGCCTGTCGGCGTTGCATCACAGCCGCGAGCCCCAGGGCGATGAGCTCGACGACTTCGCCGCGGCCGGCATCGACAGCGTGGAGGATATCCGCAAGCGCTGGGTCGACAGCTTCTACTTCGGATCGGAGGCCGACGACCGGACCATAGGCGCCGCCTTCAACGACCGCGCCAACCCGCTGAACACCAAGCTCAACGCGATCTGGTCGTCGGACGTCGGCCACTGGGACGTACCCGACCTGACCGAACCGCTGGCCGAAAGCTGGGACCTGGTCGAGGACGGCGTGATCAGCGCGGCGGACTTCAAGGCCCTGGTGTTCGACAACCCCTACCGCTTCTATACCCAGGCGCACCCCGAGTTCTTCAAGGGCACGCGCATCGAGCAGAAGCTGCAGGCGCGCTCCCAGAAGCGCGCGGCCTGA
- a CDS encoding ABC transporter substrate-binding protein has translation MRTLPSLHSLISRLMLGAALCAVSLASLAAPDVVRIGLATAGGGDPITWGGSPGGVARANNWLEEAFQGTGTQVQWLFFKGAGPAVNEALSNKQIDFAYQGDLPSVVGRSNGLKTRILLGSGVRNNLYVSTPKDSALQSLDDLKDRKVSIFRGTNGHLVAINVLASRQLTERDIKGVNLDTGSAQAALVSSGVDAAFGGYEYFKLRDQGLARIIYSTKGQDPSFTRQASLLVREDFEKENPEAVQRVVDVFVRAAQWSSDEQNRDALFKVWARSGTPYASWQAEFEGEVLAVRNSPLLDEFLAARYQAVADDALKLKLIRRPVSVDGWFEPRYLDAALRKANLATRWTAFNAQGQPASGERQANAATAR, from the coding sequence ATGCGCACCCTGCCCTCTCTCCACAGCCTGATTTCACGCCTGATGCTGGGCGCTGCCCTGTGCGCCGTCAGCCTGGCCTCCCTGGCCGCGCCCGACGTGGTCCGTATCGGCTTGGCGACCGCCGGCGGCGGCGACCCCATCACCTGGGGCGGCTCGCCGGGCGGCGTGGCGCGCGCCAACAACTGGCTGGAGGAAGCCTTCCAGGGCACCGGCACCCAGGTGCAATGGCTGTTCTTCAAGGGCGCCGGCCCGGCGGTCAACGAAGCGCTCTCGAACAAGCAGATCGATTTCGCCTACCAGGGCGACCTGCCGTCGGTGGTGGGCCGCTCCAACGGGTTGAAGACCCGCATCCTGCTGGGTAGCGGCGTGCGCAACAACCTGTACGTCTCCACGCCCAAGGATTCCGCGCTGCAATCGCTGGACGATTTGAAGGACCGCAAGGTGTCGATCTTCCGCGGCACCAATGGCCATCTGGTCGCGATCAATGTGCTGGCCTCGCGTCAGCTGACCGAGCGTGACATCAAGGGCGTCAACCTGGACACCGGCAGCGCGCAGGCGGCGCTGGTCTCCAGTGGCGTGGACGCCGCCTTTGGCGGCTATGAGTACTTCAAGCTGCGCGACCAAGGCCTGGCGCGCATCATCTACTCGACCAAGGGCCAGGATCCCTCGTTCACCCGCCAGGCGTCGTTGTTGGTGCGCGAGGACTTCGAGAAGGAGAACCCCGAAGCCGTGCAGCGCGTGGTCGACGTGTTCGTGCGCGCGGCGCAATGGTCCTCCGACGAACAGAACCGCGACGCGCTCTTCAAGGTCTGGGCGCGCAGCGGCACGCCTTACGCGTCCTGGCAGGCGGAGTTCGAAGGCGAAGTGCTGGCCGTGCGCAACTCGCCGCTGCTGGACGAGTTCCTCGCCGCGCGCTACCAGGCCGTGGCGGACGATGCCCTGAAACTGAAGCTGATCCGCCGTCCCGTGAGCGTGGACGGCTGGTTCGAGCCGCGCTACCTCGACGCCGCGCTGCGCAAGGCCAATCTTGCCACCCGCTGGACCGCGTTCAACGCGCAGGGCCAGCCGGCGTCCGGCGAACGCCAGGCCAACGCCGCCACGGCACGATAA
- a CDS encoding ABC transporter permease — protein MSTNTLSAPLPSARHAPLDLLRNAGGRLLPWLLPLALLALWQLGAAQGWISPQVLPSPHFVWLTLQDLYSSGDLWLHVQASMQRVLVGFAAGSALGLALGAAMGLWRPLEAYILPTFNALVQIPVLAWLPFVLLLVGIGEPLKYILIAKAALVPVTLNTLQGFRQTPSNLLEVARVYGYTRRQQVLEVVLPHALPTLFTGLRLGFTKAWLSLVVVELVASSEGLGYLIVYGRQLFQLDLVMAAVLVVGAIGYAIDKLLDLAEVRAGGGQAATRLGTTSTGAHA, from the coding sequence ATGTCCACGAATACTCTGAGCGCGCCGCTGCCGTCCGCGCGCCATGCACCTCTTGATCTGCTGCGCAACGCCGGCGGCCGCCTGCTGCCCTGGCTGCTGCCGCTGGCGTTGCTCGCGCTCTGGCAGCTGGGCGCGGCGCAGGGCTGGATCTCCCCGCAAGTGCTGCCTTCGCCCCACTTCGTCTGGCTGACCTTGCAGGACCTCTACAGCAGCGGCGACCTCTGGCTGCACGTGCAGGCCAGCATGCAGCGCGTGCTGGTGGGCTTCGCGGCCGGCAGCGCGTTGGGCCTGGCGCTGGGCGCGGCGATGGGATTGTGGCGTCCGCTGGAAGCCTACATCCTGCCCACCTTCAACGCGCTGGTGCAGATTCCGGTACTGGCCTGGCTGCCCTTCGTGCTGCTGCTGGTAGGCATAGGCGAACCGCTGAAGTACATCCTGATCGCCAAGGCCGCGCTGGTGCCGGTGACGCTGAACACCTTGCAGGGATTCCGGCAGACCCCGAGCAACTTGCTGGAAGTGGCCCGCGTCTATGGCTACACGCGCCGCCAGCAGGTGCTGGAAGTGGTGCTGCCGCATGCGCTGCCCACGCTCTTCACCGGCCTGCGCCTGGGCTTCACCAAGGCCTGGCTGTCGCTGGTCGTGGTGGAGCTGGTCGCGTCCAGCGAAGGGCTGGGCTACCTGATCGTCTATGGCCGCCAGCTGTTCCAGCTGGACCTGGTGATGGCGGCGGTGCTCGTGGTGGGCGCCATCGGCTATGCCATCGACAAGTTGTTGGACCTGGCCGAAGTCCGCGCGGGCGGCGGCCAGGCCGCTACCCGCCTGGGTACGACGTCCACGGGAGCCCACGCATGA
- a CDS encoding ABC transporter permease: MMAAFISSPPAARRASRWLQARWRGLVLPVAAILVWWALARLDWVSTPLLVSPGKVLDTAASQISSGRLWRALSASLAREFTGFAIGTVLGLILGALLGLLPLFNRIVGPSFNTFKQISLFAWIPLISVWFGLGDVAKVTFLSLAALVPVVVNTCDGIRSTPTALLEVARVFGYSRWQTLLHVVLPSAAPSIFTGVYLALIYSWLATIGAEYLLVAGHGIGNTLIEGSEHFQMDLVIFGMFVIGLVGWTMNAWARALERRLTRHRPGAA, encoded by the coding sequence ATGATGGCGGCATTTATCTCCTCGCCTCCCGCCGCCCGCCGCGCAAGCCGTTGGCTGCAAGCACGCTGGCGCGGCCTGGTGCTGCCCGTTGCCGCGATCCTGGTCTGGTGGGCGCTGGCGCGGCTGGACTGGGTCTCCACGCCCTTGCTGGTGTCGCCGGGCAAGGTGCTGGACACCGCGGCCAGCCAGATCTCCTCGGGCCGGCTGTGGCGCGCGCTGAGCGCGAGCCTTGCGCGTGAATTTACCGGCTTCGCAATAGGCACCGTGCTCGGTCTGATACTCGGCGCGCTGCTGGGCCTGCTGCCGCTGTTCAACCGCATCGTGGGCCCCAGCTTCAATACCTTCAAGCAGATCTCGCTGTTCGCCTGGATTCCGCTGATCTCGGTTTGGTTCGGCCTGGGCGACGTGGCCAAAGTGACGTTCCTGTCGCTTGCGGCCCTGGTGCCCGTGGTCGTCAATACCTGCGACGGCATACGCAGCACGCCCACGGCCCTGCTGGAGGTAGCACGCGTGTTCGGCTATTCCCGCTGGCAGACCTTGCTGCACGTGGTGCTGCCGTCGGCGGCGCCTTCGATCTTCACCGGCGTGTACCTGGCGCTGATCTACTCCTGGCTGGCGACCATAGGCGCGGAGTACCTGTTGGTGGCCGGCCACGGCATCGGCAATACCCTGATCGAAGGCAGCGAACACTTCCAGATGGATCTGGTGATCTTCGGCATGTTCGTGATCGGCCTGGTGGGATGGACCATGAATGCATGGGCCCGCGCGCTGGAGCGCCGGCTGACGCGGCACCGCCCGGGCGCCGCCTGA
- a CDS encoding ABC transporter ATP-binding protein has protein sequence MTSIFGKELSIRGVGKRYAGPGDGAQALQVLHDINLDVSAGRFVSIVGASGCGKSTLLRLILGLDGDYSGQILLDGKSVQGAGLDRGIVFQDHRLFPWLNVERNIATALRNAPLSKAEKRELVAEHIALVGLQGFEQSYPHQISGGMAQRVAIARGLVNRPRVLLLDEPLGALDALTRSRLQNELQRIWQHEKITMVLVTHDVEEAVFLGDRVVVMQPRPGRIRRIVDIDLPHPRHRSDPRFIRLRDDVLSDFLDPDGRVADNEPLPPPGGLAATVGALPALGRLRMAW, from the coding sequence ATGACGAGCATCTTCGGCAAGGAATTGAGTATCCGCGGCGTGGGCAAGCGGTATGCCGGCCCCGGCGACGGCGCGCAGGCGCTGCAAGTGCTGCACGACATCAACCTCGACGTGTCCGCCGGGCGCTTCGTCAGCATTGTGGGCGCCAGCGGCTGCGGCAAATCCACGCTGCTGCGCCTGATCCTGGGGCTGGACGGCGACTACTCCGGCCAGATCCTGCTGGATGGCAAGTCAGTGCAAGGCGCGGGCCTGGACCGCGGCATCGTGTTCCAGGACCATCGCCTTTTCCCATGGCTGAACGTGGAACGCAATATCGCGACGGCGCTACGCAACGCGCCCTTGTCGAAGGCGGAAAAGCGCGAGCTGGTGGCCGAGCATATCGCGCTGGTCGGATTGCAGGGCTTCGAGCAGTCCTACCCGCACCAGATTTCGGGCGGCATGGCGCAGCGCGTGGCGATCGCGCGCGGCCTGGTCAACCGGCCGCGGGTGCTACTGCTGGACGAGCCGCTGGGCGCCCTGGACGCGTTGACGCGGTCGCGGTTGCAGAACGAGCTGCAGCGCATCTGGCAACACGAAAAGATCACCATGGTGCTGGTCACCCACGACGTGGAGGAAGCCGTATTCCTGGGCGACCGCGTGGTGGTGATGCAGCCGCGTCCGGGCCGCATACGCCGCATCGTCGACATCGATCTGCCGCATCCGCGCCACCGCAGCGATCCGCGCTTCATCCGGCTGCGCGATGACGTGCTGAGCGATTTTCTCGATCCGGACGGGCGCGTGGCCGACAACGAACCGCTGCCGCCTCCCGGAGGACTGGCGGCCACGGTGGGAGCCTTGCCCGCATTGGGACGCTTGCGCATGGCTTGGTAG
- a CDS encoding Bug family tripartite tricarboxylate transporter substrate binding protein, whose product MLAAACAAVVSGVQAQQADWPTHPITLVVPFAAGGGGDTLARLVAEPLSRELGQSIIVENRPGAGGNIGTSIAARAKPDGYTLAYGTNGTQATNHWLYKSPGYAPSDFEPISRFTVIAAALVVNATDERFKTLAQLLAYAKANPGELTCGSAGNGTSSHLACELLNQMAGTKVMHIPYKGGGAAMTDLLGGRISFMIDVMPNVSGQIAAGKLRALGVTTPERVASNPDIPTINEAGLKGYEFFAWDGLYAPKGTPVAVLDKLNAAVNRALQQPEVRKMLESRGAIPSATSRQSLAEFGAEEYARLGKVVKVAGASID is encoded by the coding sequence ATGTTGGCGGCCGCCTGTGCGGCCGTCGTGTCCGGCGTCCAGGCGCAACAGGCCGACTGGCCGACCCACCCGATCACGCTGGTGGTGCCGTTCGCGGCCGGGGGCGGCGGCGACACGCTGGCACGCCTGGTCGCGGAACCGCTGTCGCGCGAACTCGGCCAATCCATCATCGTCGAGAACCGCCCCGGCGCGGGCGGCAATATCGGCACCTCGATCGCCGCGCGCGCCAAGCCCGACGGCTACACGCTGGCCTACGGCACCAACGGCACCCAGGCCACCAACCACTGGCTGTACAAGTCGCCGGGCTACGCGCCTTCCGACTTCGAGCCGATCTCGCGCTTCACGGTCATCGCCGCGGCGCTGGTGGTCAACGCCACGGACGAGCGCTTCAAGACCCTGGCGCAGCTGCTGGCCTATGCCAAGGCCAACCCCGGCGAACTGACCTGCGGTTCGGCGGGCAACGGCACGTCCTCGCACCTGGCCTGTGAGCTGCTGAACCAGATGGCGGGGACCAAGGTCATGCACATCCCCTACAAGGGCGGTGGCGCGGCCATGACCGATCTGCTGGGCGGCCGCATTTCGTTCATGATCGACGTGATGCCCAATGTGTCGGGGCAGATCGCGGCAGGCAAGCTGCGCGCGCTGGGCGTGACGACGCCGGAGCGGGTGGCGTCCAACCCGGACATTCCCACGATCAACGAGGCGGGCCTGAAGGGTTATGAGTTCTTCGCCTGGGACGGCCTGTACGCGCCCAAGGGTACGCCGGTGGCGGTGCTGGACAAGCTCAACGCCGCCGTCAACCGCGCGTTGCAGCAGCCCGAAGTGCGCAAGATGCTGGAGTCTCGCGGCGCCATTCCGTCGGCCACCTCGCGCCAGTCGCTGGCGGAGTTCGGCGCGGAAGAGTACGCGCGGCTGGGCAAGGTGGTGAAGGTGGCGGGCGCGTCGATCGACTGA
- a CDS encoding nuclear transport factor 2 family protein, whose amino-acid sequence MENPILPMLAKTACESVVLEFFHALDTRRHEAAAALMAEDGVWQRQGRRLAGRQEILEALNARAPERSTCHVITNLRLIELAGARATVGYFLTAYDSVPHEQGGAPRLVAIRECQDVLVETDGGWRLADKSSRRHLPPE is encoded by the coding sequence ATGGAAAACCCGATTTTGCCCATGCTGGCCAAGACGGCCTGCGAATCCGTGGTGCTGGAATTCTTTCACGCCCTGGACACGCGGCGTCACGAGGCCGCCGCCGCGCTCATGGCCGAGGACGGCGTCTGGCAGCGGCAGGGACGCCGGCTTGCCGGCCGCCAGGAAATCCTGGAAGCCCTGAATGCCCGCGCGCCGGAACGCAGCACCTGTCATGTCATCACCAACTTGCGGCTGATCGAACTGGCCGGCGCGCGAGCGACGGTCGGCTACTTCCTGACCGCCTACGACAGCGTGCCGCATGAACAAGGCGGCGCGCCGCGCCTGGTGGCCATCCGCGAATGCCAGGACGTGCTGGTGGAGACGGACGGCGGCTGGCGCTTGGCCGACAAGAGCAGCCGCCGCCATCTTCCGCCGGAATGA